A single region of the Chryseobacterium sp. 6424 genome encodes:
- a CDS encoding penicillin-binding protein 1A, whose translation MENKKTPGSKPQQKFPLPPKKLKNRGWRKWVKFVWMSLAAVVLGIALLFFAVSQGFLGNMPDVKELENPDIYVASEIYSSDGKLLGKFEKEKTQPVTYKDLPPHLIYALQAKEDERFKEHSGIDLQSVARAVVYGGERGGGSTITQQLAKLLFTEQVSQNKVQRAFQKLKEWVVAVSLEKRYTKEEIITLYFNKFDFVNNANGIEMASRIYFNKKTNELTLPEAATFVSMLEAPVANNPLRNPERAKRRRDVVLEQMLKTGYLDQETYQKAVAEPIKTDFHPIKTIDEGYSAYYKFYLRKEIDAYLKDYEKQTGKTLNLFKDGLKIYVTLDSKMQKFAEESIKEHLTDLQKRFDAEQRGRKQRPFYFLDDKQIQGIMVQAMKRTGRYKQLKNAGVPEDSIMMEFKKPVKTSRFTWNGEEEVEMSPWDSIRYHKQIAQAGLMSMVPGTGEIRAWVGGINWQHFQYDHIKQGKRQVGSTFKPFVYATAIMKLGMTPCSTVSNATYTKGTWKVEGSGGNLTLRDALAHSKNPVAVRLIEMTTPKSVIQTARDLGVTEDIPNEYAVALGSSDITIYEMLGAYSTFANYGNYIKPEMIWRIEDANGRVIKEVKPVMKEVMNELYAYTMIDLMKGVAEYGTASGELGRRGVEKGIEIAAKTGTTQNNSDGWFMGITPNLATGVWVGWEDRATHFRGTGEGQGAKMALPIWAIFMKKVWADSSLGVSKEDKFIKPSNWTGSCSDLQGLGGYGDDGGLQTIDQLKNPTTDAPSSAPKKPVQKDENLNENLNSGEEIDFNK comes from the coding sequence ATGGAAAACAAAAAAACTCCCGGAAGCAAACCTCAGCAGAAATTTCCGCTTCCGCCTAAAAAATTAAAAAACCGCGGCTGGCGAAAATGGGTGAAGTTCGTCTGGATGTCCTTGGCCGCAGTGGTGCTGGGCATCGCACTGCTGTTTTTTGCGGTGTCGCAAGGCTTTCTTGGCAATATGCCCGACGTGAAAGAACTTGAAAACCCTGACATTTACGTAGCTTCTGAAATTTACTCTTCGGATGGGAAACTTTTAGGCAAATTCGAAAAGGAAAAAACACAGCCGGTAACTTATAAAGACCTGCCGCCACATCTTATCTATGCGCTGCAGGCGAAAGAAGACGAGCGTTTCAAAGAACACTCAGGTATTGATTTACAGTCTGTTGCAAGAGCGGTGGTGTATGGTGGTGAGCGTGGTGGTGGTTCTACAATCACGCAGCAACTTGCAAAATTACTGTTTACCGAACAGGTTTCACAGAACAAAGTCCAGCGTGCCTTCCAGAAACTGAAAGAATGGGTTGTAGCCGTAAGTCTTGAGAAACGTTACACCAAAGAAGAAATCATCACGCTTTATTTCAATAAGTTCGATTTTGTAAATAATGCAAACGGGATCGAAATGGCGTCACGGATTTATTTCAATAAAAAAACCAACGAGCTTACCCTTCCGGAAGCGGCCACATTCGTCTCAATGCTCGAAGCTCCGGTAGCCAATAACCCACTCCGTAACCCTGAACGTGCCAAACGCCGCCGCGATGTGGTATTGGAACAGATGCTGAAAACCGGCTACCTCGATCAGGAAACGTATCAGAAAGCAGTTGCCGAGCCTATCAAAACAGATTTTCATCCGATAAAAACCATTGATGAAGGTTATTCTGCGTACTACAAATTCTATCTACGAAAAGAAATTGACGCTTATCTTAAAGATTACGAGAAACAGACCGGCAAAACGTTAAACTTATTTAAAGACGGCTTAAAAATCTACGTTACCTTAGATTCTAAAATGCAGAAATTTGCGGAAGAGTCTATCAAAGAACACCTCACCGATCTGCAAAAGCGTTTCGATGCAGAACAGCGCGGCCGTAAACAAAGACCTTTCTATTTTTTGGATGACAAGCAGATCCAAGGGATCATGGTGCAGGCCATGAAGCGTACCGGCCGTTATAAACAACTTAAAAACGCAGGTGTACCAGAGGATTCTATCATGATGGAATTCAAAAAGCCTGTAAAAACTTCGCGCTTTACCTGGAACGGTGAGGAGGAAGTAGAAATGTCCCCGTGGGATTCCATCCGGTATCATAAGCAGATCGCACAGGCAGGCCTGATGTCGATGGTGCCCGGAACCGGTGAAATCAGGGCGTGGGTCGGCGGTATCAACTGGCAGCATTTCCAGTACGACCACATCAAACAAGGGAAAAGACAAGTAGGATCTACCTTTAAGCCCTTCGTATATGCCACAGCCATTATGAAACTCGGGATGACACCTTGCTCCACGGTTTCAAACGCGACCTACACCAAAGGAACCTGGAAGGTAGAGGGCTCTGGTGGAAACCTTACACTTCGTGATGCACTTGCACACTCCAAAAACCCAGTAGCAGTCCGACTTATAGAAATGACGACGCCGAAAAGCGTGATCCAAACCGCGCGTGACCTTGGGGTAACAGAGGATATCCCAAATGAATATGCGGTAGCACTTGGCTCGTCAGATATTACCATCTACGAAATGCTTGGTGCCTATTCTACATTCGCAAACTATGGAAACTACATTAAACCAGAAATGATCTGGCGGATTGAAGATGCCAACGGACGCGTGATTAAAGAAGTGAAACCCGTGATGAAAGAAGTAATGAATGAACTCTATGCTTACACGATGATCGATCTGATGAAAGGTGTGGCTGAATACGGAACCGCAAGCGGAGAACTGGGAAGAAGAGGAGTGGAAAAAGGCATTGAAATCGCCGCAAAAACCGGTACCACACAGAATAACTCCGACGGTTGGTTTATGGGGATTACCCCAAACCTGGCAACCGGCGTTTGGGTAGGTTGGGAAGACCGCGCCACGCACTTCCGCGGCACTGGTGAAGGACAGGGGGCAAAGATGGCGCTACCAATTTGGGCCATATTTATGAAGAAAGTATGGGCAGATTCTTCGCTTGGCGTTTCAAAAGAAGATAAATTCATCAAACCATCTAACTGGACGGGCAGTTGCTCGGATCTTCAGGGACTTGGTGGCTACGGCGACGATGGCGGGCTGCAAACCATTGATCAGTTGAAGAACCCAACCACTGACGCACCGTCAAGCGCTCCTAAAAAGCCCGTACAGAAAGATGAAAACCTTAATGAAAACCTAAACTCCGGAGAAGAGATTGATTTTAATAAATAA
- a CDS encoding stage 0 sporulation family protein — MSCGCKTSGDSSHSCGTKSASGCENVNTCGNSYKLSVFDWLSDISNPVASQTDFVEVRFKNDRKCFYKNVHNLPLHIGSVVTVESSPGHDIGVVSLTGELVKIQMKKKHFSEDNPLKIYRLANQKDIEVWQQSRAKEESVKIQARKIAYALNLSMKITDVEYQGDGAKVTFYYTSETRVDFRQLIKEYAAAFRTKIDMKQIGFRQEAAKVGGIGSCGRELCCSTWLTDFRSVNTNAARYQQLSINPQKLAGQCGKLKCCLNYELDSYLDALSDFPPSSSVIDTEKGRAFCIKIDVFKKKMWFAYADRSMAWYDLDVVDVKKLLAQNKRGEKTQPLEDLQKQEFPVKSVDLIQENNVDRFERKNRNPGKDQNRRKNTSAKPQQSTKNQNRPPKKEQDHKKSPEKGTAETPKSQNQQPKKFKKKFQPKRDDRA, encoded by the coding sequence ATGAGTTGTGGATGCAAAACATCCGGCGATTCTTCCCACTCCTGCGGCACCAAATCCGCAAGTGGTTGTGAAAATGTAAATACCTGCGGAAATAGCTATAAATTAAGCGTTTTCGATTGGCTCTCGGACATCAGTAATCCTGTTGCTTCGCAAACAGATTTTGTTGAAGTAAGGTTCAAGAACGACCGGAAATGTTTTTATAAAAACGTACATAATTTACCACTCCATATCGGGAGTGTTGTCACAGTAGAATCTAGCCCGGGTCATGATATAGGCGTGGTAAGCCTAACAGGGGAACTGGTAAAAATACAGATGAAAAAGAAACATTTTTCTGAAGATAACCCACTGAAAATATACCGGTTAGCAAACCAGAAAGACATTGAGGTTTGGCAGCAAAGCCGCGCTAAAGAAGAAAGCGTAAAAATACAAGCCCGAAAAATAGCTTACGCGCTGAATCTCAGCATGAAAATAACTGATGTAGAGTATCAGGGTGATGGGGCGAAAGTGACTTTTTACTACACCTCAGAGACTCGGGTAGATTTCCGCCAGTTAATCAAGGAATATGCAGCCGCGTTCCGTACAAAGATTGATATGAAGCAAATTGGTTTCCGGCAAGAGGCGGCTAAAGTAGGCGGCATTGGCTCTTGTGGACGCGAACTTTGCTGTTCTACCTGGCTCACCGATTTCCGTTCTGTAAACACTAACGCAGCCCGGTATCAGCAACTGAGCATCAACCCACAGAAACTCGCGGGCCAGTGTGGTAAACTGAAGTGTTGCCTTAATTATGAACTCGACAGTTACTTGGATGCCCTCAGTGATTTTCCGCCTTCTTCTTCAGTTATTGATACCGAAAAAGGCCGTGCCTTCTGTATAAAAATTGATGTTTTCAAGAAAAAAATGTGGTTTGCTTATGCCGACCGCTCCATGGCCTGGTACGATTTGGATGTAGTCGACGTGAAAAAACTCTTGGCCCAAAACAAACGCGGTGAGAAAACCCAGCCTTTGGAAGACCTACAGAAACAGGAGTTTCCTGTGAAATCTGTAGATCTTATTCAGGAAAATAATGTAGACCGCTTCGAGCGCAAAAACAGAAATCCTGGTAAAGACCAAAACCGCAGGAAAAACACCTCGGCAAAACCACAACAGAGTACAAAGAACCAAAACCGGCCACCTAAAAAAGAGCAAGACCACAAAAAAAGCCCTGAAAAAGGTACCGCCGAAACACCAAAATCCCAGAACCAGCAGCCTAAAAAATTCAAAAAGAAATTTCAGCCCAAGCGTGATGACCGTGCATAG
- a CDS encoding OmpP1/FadL family transporter, whose protein sequence is MKKIIVSTALLAGVLTQAGGFRVSLQGVKQLAMAHTSAHTEDASVAFFNPAGMSFIPNRLSVAAGGFGINTEITYQNPTTLESFSTDNPMGTPIYAAVAYKIVDEVSVGFSFTTPYGSTIQWPTDWAGREIVQDIELKAFYFQPMVSVKLAPWVSVGGSYIYAKGSVDWTKALTQFGGTLNIKDDQASGQGFGLGFYFRPTDKLDVSVAYRSPIDMEANEGVASFNVSSALYPALGVNAAGQDNFKAVLPLVDEYTVGVTYKVTPKWSVSGDFNYSGWGRYQSLTLDFENAPAGNQADATVLVSPKNFKSTQTWRVGTQYMVTDNFAARLGYYYDESPYEDQDFIPETPSFDANVITAGIGYKWKGLGIDLSGAYNFQTPRDVNNSYLSFYGQAKAKAYYFGLGLSYNAF, encoded by the coding sequence ATGAAAAAAATCATTGTATCAACAGCACTATTAGCCGGGGTTCTTACGCAGGCGGGCGGCTTCAGGGTCTCTTTACAAGGTGTAAAGCAGCTGGCTATGGCTCATACCAGCGCACATACGGAGGATGCGAGTGTCGCTTTCTTTAATCCAGCGGGTATGTCTTTTATCCCAAACAGGCTGAGTGTAGCAGCGGGGGGATTTGGTATCAATACCGAAATTACCTACCAAAATCCTACGACTCTTGAAAGTTTCAGTACGGATAATCCTATGGGAACGCCAATTTACGCGGCAGTAGCTTATAAAATTGTAGATGAAGTATCTGTGGGTTTCAGTTTCACGACGCCTTATGGTTCTACAATCCAATGGCCTACCGATTGGGCGGGTAGGGAAATTGTACAGGATATTGAGCTTAAAGCCTTCTATTTCCAGCCGATGGTTTCAGTTAAACTGGCGCCTTGGGTTTCTGTAGGCGGTAGCTATATCTACGCGAAAGGTTCGGTAGACTGGACGAAGGCGCTCACGCAGTTTGGAGGAACGCTAAATATCAAGGATGACCAGGCTTCAGGGCAAGGTTTCGGTTTAGGCTTTTACTTCCGTCCTACCGATAAACTGGATGTGAGTGTGGCTTACCGTTCACCAATTGATATGGAAGCTAATGAAGGTGTTGCCTCATTCAATGTTTCTTCTGCACTTTATCCGGCATTGGGTGTAAATGCAGCTGGGCAGGATAACTTTAAAGCAGTTTTACCTTTGGTGGATGAATATACTGTGGGTGTAACCTACAAAGTGACGCCAAAATGGTCTGTATCCGGAGATTTCAACTATAGCGGTTGGGGACGTTACCAGAGCTTGACTTTGGATTTTGAGAATGCTCCTGCAGGTAACCAGGCTGACGCCACCGTATTGGTTTCTCCTAAAAACTTTAAGAGTACACAGACTTGGAGAGTGGGTACACAATATATGGTAACCGATAATTTTGCCGCAAGATTGGGTTATTATTATGATGAATCACCTTATGAAGATCAAGACTTTATCCCAGAGACGCCATCATTCGATGCTAATGTAATTACCGCAGGTATCGGTTACAAATGGAAAGGATTGGGTATTGATTTATCAGGTGCCTATAACTTCCAGACGCCAAGAGATGTAAATAACAGTTACTTGTCATTTTACGGACAGGCAAAAGCAAAAGCTTATTACTTCGGTTTAGGTTTATCATACAACGCATTTTAA
- a CDS encoding superoxide dismutase family protein, with protein MKIAKISMFVCCAAFAVSCSTTRNYTVMPKSDTDTQGTAKFTQSGKTVELDLNVYKLTPGAHAVHIHENGDCSAADASSAGGHWNPTTEAHGKWGHDEHHRGDIGNLNADKNGTARIVFKTDKWCMGCSDETKNIMGKSIIVHASADDFKTQPTGNAGGRVGCVEIK; from the coding sequence ATGAAAATCGCCAAAATCTCTATGTTTGTCTGCTGTGCAGCCTTTGCGGTATCCTGTTCTACCACAAGAAATTATACGGTAATGCCAAAGAGCGACACCGATACACAGGGCACGGCAAAATTTACCCAATCCGGTAAAACTGTAGAACTTGATCTGAACGTATATAAACTTACCCCCGGCGCGCATGCGGTACACATTCATGAAAACGGAGATTGCTCTGCGGCAGATGCCAGTTCAGCAGGCGGACATTGGAATCCTACAACCGAAGCTCATGGTAAGTGGGGGCATGATGAGCACCACCGTGGCGATATCGGAAACCTGAACGCTGATAAAAACGGCACCGCCAGAATCGTATTCAAAACCGATAAATGGTGTATGGGCTGTAGTGATGAGACCAAGAATATCATGGGGAAATCCATCATTGTACACGCTTCTGCAGATGACTTCAAAACCCAGCCTACTGGGAATGCGGGCGGCCGTGTAGGTTGTGTAGAAATTAAATAA
- a CDS encoding 50S ribosomal protein L25/general stress protein Ctc codes for MKSITIQGTKRESVGKKSTKALRDAELVPCVVYGGAEPLNFSAEEKAFKGLVYTPEAHTVSIEVDGQTIPAVLQDIQFHPITDKILHADFYQLADDKPVVMEVPVRITGRAKGVVAGGAMRQSFRKLKLKALPANLPDEIVVDVTPLKIGNKLYVGDIKTENFSFMHPDNAVVVAVKMSRNAAKGGAAAADDDEEETTEGEVPATETTSAE; via the coding sequence ATGAAATCAATTACAATTCAAGGTACAAAAAGAGAAAGCGTGGGCAAAAAGTCTACAAAAGCTTTACGTGATGCTGAATTAGTTCCTTGTGTTGTTTACGGAGGCGCTGAACCTTTGAACTTTTCTGCAGAAGAAAAGGCTTTCAAAGGACTCGTTTATACTCCTGAAGCACACACGGTATCTATTGAGGTTGACGGACAAACCATTCCTGCCGTACTTCAGGACATCCAGTTCCACCCAATCACCGACAAAATCCTTCACGCAGACTTCTATCAGTTGGCTGATGACAAGCCAGTAGTAATGGAAGTGCCTGTAAGAATTACCGGGCGTGCAAAAGGTGTTGTGGCCGGTGGTGCGATGCGTCAGTCTTTCAGAAAACTGAAACTGAAGGCCTTGCCAGCTAACTTACCAGACGAGATCGTGGTAGATGTTACACCGCTTAAGATTGGTAACAAACTTTATGTAGGAGACATCAAAACCGAAAATTTCAGCTTCATGCACCCAGACAATGCAGTAGTAGTAGCTGTTAAAATGTCTAGAAATGCTGCTAAAGGTGGTGCCGCTGCCGCAGATGATGACGAAGAAGAAACAACTGAAGGCGAAGTTCCAGCAACTGAAACTACAAGCGCAGAATAA
- a CDS encoding gliding motility lipoprotein GldH — protein MTVHRIVSFVSVLLLSISCNGSADPMEMKSLNGIWPKNAEQKFSFKVTDAQNPKNIIFVVRNNNDYPYSNIRFIVDLGEAKKALKHRDTLNYVLAEPNGTWLGKGFGDTKEILFQYKINYKFPKNGHYELGIVHAMRTDSLKGIEDIGVKIETPKP, from the coding sequence ATGACCGTGCATAGAATTGTTTCCTTCGTTTCAGTTTTGCTTTTATCCATCAGTTGTAATGGCAGTGCGGATCCCATGGAAATGAAAAGCCTGAACGGGATTTGGCCCAAGAACGCTGAACAGAAATTCAGCTTTAAAGTAACTGATGCCCAAAATCCTAAAAATATTATATTTGTTGTAAGGAATAATAATGATTATCCGTACAGCAACATTAGGTTTATCGTGGATCTTGGCGAAGCGAAAAAAGCATTAAAACACAGGGACACGCTTAATTACGTACTTGCTGAACCCAATGGAACATGGCTCGGAAAAGGATTTGGCGATACCAAAGAAATATTGTTTCAGTATAAAATCAATTATAAATTCCCCAAGAACGGCCATTACGAACTGGGCATCGTGCATGCCATGCGTACCGACAGTTTAAAGGGCATTGAAGATATTGGCGTAAAAATAGAAACGCCAAAACCGTAA
- a CDS encoding ribose-phosphate pyrophosphokinase, with amino-acid sequence MADQASYLFSTRTSKVLAEKIAHHYGQELGKINFQDFSDGEFEPVLDQSVRGGRVFLIGSTFPPADNLLELLLMIDAAKRASAKSITVVLPYYGLARQDRKDQPRAPIGAKLVANLLTAAGATRIMTMDLHADQIQGFFEIPVDHLYASTLFIDHILSLNLENLTIASPDMGGAKRAKNYAGHLGAEVVIAYKERKKANVVEEMFLIGDVKDRNVVLIDDMIDTAGTLCKAADILIANGAKSVRAMATHGVLSGKAYENIENSKLSEVIVTDTIPIKTALSSKIKVLTCAQLFADVMKMVHEHKSISDKFII; translated from the coding sequence ATGGCTGATCAGGCAAGTTATCTGTTTTCCACCAGAACCAGTAAAGTTTTGGCGGAAAAAATCGCTCATCATTATGGGCAAGAGTTGGGAAAAATCAATTTTCAGGATTTTAGCGACGGCGAGTTTGAGCCAGTCCTGGACCAGTCGGTTCGTGGTGGCCGCGTATTCCTTATTGGCTCTACTTTTCCCCCCGCAGACAATTTATTAGAACTACTTCTGATGATTGATGCTGCTAAAAGAGCTTCTGCTAAAAGCATTACAGTAGTTCTTCCGTATTACGGACTGGCGCGGCAAGACCGAAAAGACCAGCCAAGAGCGCCGATCGGGGCCAAGCTGGTGGCGAATCTTCTCACAGCCGCTGGCGCTACACGTATTATGACGATGGATCTTCATGCAGACCAAATACAAGGTTTCTTTGAGATCCCAGTAGATCACCTTTATGCTTCTACCCTGTTTATCGATCATATCCTATCATTAAATCTGGAGAATCTTACCATTGCTTCACCAGATATGGGAGGTGCCAAAAGAGCGAAAAACTATGCCGGCCATCTCGGTGCAGAGGTTGTAATTGCCTATAAAGAACGTAAGAAGGCCAACGTGGTAGAAGAAATGTTCTTGATTGGTGATGTAAAAGACCGAAATGTAGTCTTAATTGATGACATGATTGATACCGCAGGCACTTTATGTAAAGCAGCCGATATCCTGATCGCAAACGGTGCGAAAAGTGTGCGCGCAATGGCTACACACGGCGTACTTTCGGGCAAGGCGTATGAAAATATCGAGAACTCTAAGCTTTCCGAAGTCATTGTTACTGATACTATTCCGATCAAAACAGCATTATCCTCTAAAATTAAAGTACTTACCTGCGCCCAATTATTCGCTGATGTTATGAAGATGGTACACGAACATAAATCCATCAGTGATAAATTTATTATTTAA
- a CDS encoding protein adenylyltransferase SelO — protein sequence MNLANITQAYYELFPGDLSGNKMQRQTPGVLFAATEIAGYPNAELLLFNEKHARDIGLGTIENDTDRDFLNATALPENIKTYATAYAGHQFGNWAGQLGDGRAIFAGEITNGNGKTTELQWKGAGATPYSRHADGRAVLRSTVREYLMSEAMHHLNIPTTRSLSISFSGEEVLRDIMYSGNPAYEKGAVMMRTAESFLRFGHFQLLAAQDDMVTLRKLADFTIQQYYPEIKAQNEEKYIEFFRQVTKRTADLMVEWYRVGFVHGVMNTDNMSVLGLTIDYGPFSFLDEYSLNFTPNTTDLPGRRYAFGNQAKVAQWNLWQLASALYPLINDAKVLEETLEQFSTYFWEKHDTMFRAKFGFASAEADDDQFFNEAQTLMETLEIDHTLFFVKLQEVKAATDIPEHFKDIFYRNLSSEEMRTFQQFIDTYQRRLSKNTISYEESQQLMAATNPKFILRNYLLFECINEITEGKKDLLNKLLVALENPYKEIYPEFSQKRPSIYNGQAGCSTLSCNS from the coding sequence ATGAATTTAGCCAACATCACACAAGCATATTACGAACTTTTCCCAGGTGACCTTTCCGGCAACAAAATGCAGCGGCAGACACCGGGTGTACTTTTCGCGGCCACAGAAATAGCAGGTTATCCCAATGCGGAACTGTTGCTCTTTAATGAAAAACACGCACGCGACATCGGTCTCGGGACAATAGAAAACGATACGGACCGGGACTTCCTCAATGCCACTGCCCTGCCTGAGAATATTAAGACCTATGCCACCGCCTATGCAGGCCACCAGTTTGGGAATTGGGCCGGCCAATTGGGCGATGGACGCGCAATCTTTGCCGGTGAAATTACCAATGGGAACGGCAAAACCACCGAACTGCAATGGAAAGGCGCCGGTGCCACCCCCTATTCCCGACATGCGGACGGCAGAGCGGTGCTGCGCTCCACCGTTCGGGAATATTTAATGAGCGAAGCCATGCATCATCTGAATATCCCTACTACACGTTCACTCTCAATATCTTTTAGCGGCGAAGAAGTGCTGCGCGACATCATGTACAGCGGCAATCCCGCGTATGAAAAAGGGGCGGTCATGATGCGGACCGCAGAAAGTTTTCTGCGTTTCGGCCATTTTCAACTGCTTGCGGCCCAAGATGATATGGTGACGCTAAGAAAACTGGCTGATTTTACCATTCAGCAGTATTACCCGGAAATCAAAGCCCAGAATGAAGAAAAATACATTGAATTTTTCAGGCAGGTGACCAAAAGGACAGCAGATCTGATGGTCGAATGGTACCGGGTGGGATTTGTGCACGGCGTGATGAATACAGACAACATGTCGGTTCTTGGTCTGACGATTGATTACGGTCCATTCTCTTTCTTGGATGAATATAGCCTGAACTTCACCCCTAATACCACCGATTTGCCGGGCAGGCGCTACGCTTTTGGCAATCAGGCAAAAGTTGCGCAGTGGAATCTCTGGCAATTGGCCTCGGCACTGTATCCGCTGATTAACGATGCAAAAGTTTTAGAGGAAACGCTTGAGCAGTTTTCAACTTATTTCTGGGAAAAACATGATACGATGTTTAGAGCCAAATTTGGTTTTGCGAGTGCAGAGGCTGACGACGATCAGTTTTTTAACGAAGCACAAACCCTCATGGAAACCCTTGAGATAGATCATACTTTATTTTTTGTAAAACTTCAGGAGGTAAAAGCCGCCACTGATATTCCGGAACATTTCAAAGATATCTTTTACCGAAATCTTTCATCTGAAGAAATGAGGACATTTCAGCAATTTATTGATACTTACCAAAGAAGACTGAGTAAGAATACGATCTCCTATGAAGAATCCCAACAGTTAATGGCTGCTACCAACCCTAAATTCATCCTGCGGAACTACCTGCTTTTCGAGTGTATTAATGAGATTACAGAGGGCAAGAAAGATTTGCTGAATAAACTTCTGGTAGCTCTGGAAAATCCGTATAAGGAAATCTACCCGGAATTTTCGCAGAAGCGACCTTCCATTTATAACGGGCAGGCGGGTTGCTCTACCCTCTCGTGCAATTCGTGA
- a CDS encoding DUF6080 domain-containing protein, with the protein MSFKNKLTDFFRTVFPSTKFELLLFFIFIIAYGVLGSYIAINYRIIFDDRIPWDAYFSFDNRAIVMTGGGYERHPLANYYFGWLREFAYLFSGGKKDEVFRLVLASCSNAAISLGLIQVYKYFKNIIQLPKKISVPLVVFFAFFSTNILLSFTPETYTYTLFFLVLFNYYAALKLKHDGKISALSLVFSGLAIGGLTVTNIVKTYIPVLFEKDIFRSWRNFWKATVRICLAVTVFLLLFLYRVDFKFLGFINKSGEQLEKFSKPKVIPLWDMVTSWFLGGNMLFSGFELRDYHNRKGFEYKALFMEVYDSWVSYLFVFVIMLLVLWSYLRNFRNRLVQVLMISFLVDVIIHCVLKFGLHTSYIYGGHFIFVVPLLIGWLFHTYRNSPRLLSVLYTTLFVLLAFLVANNIFRMTEFFTFLNLYYQ; encoded by the coding sequence TTGTCATTTAAAAATAAACTTACAGATTTCTTCCGGACTGTATTCCCTTCAACGAAATTCGAGCTTCTTCTTTTTTTCATCTTTATTATTGCTTACGGCGTACTGGGAAGTTATATTGCGATAAATTACCGTATTATTTTCGATGACCGCATACCGTGGGACGCATATTTCAGTTTTGATAACCGGGCGATCGTGATGACTGGCGGTGGTTATGAAAGGCATCCGCTGGCGAATTATTATTTCGGTTGGCTGCGCGAATTTGCCTATCTTTTTTCTGGTGGAAAAAAAGACGAAGTCTTCCGGCTCGTATTAGCTTCGTGCAGTAATGCGGCCATAAGTCTGGGCTTGATACAGGTCTATAAATACTTTAAAAATATCATTCAGCTTCCGAAGAAGATTTCTGTACCGCTGGTGGTGTTTTTTGCGTTTTTCTCTACGAACATCTTGCTGTCATTTACTCCGGAAACTTATACATATACGCTCTTTTTTCTGGTGCTTTTTAATTATTACGCGGCTCTGAAACTTAAGCATGATGGTAAAATCTCTGCACTTTCACTTGTTTTCTCAGGATTGGCGATTGGCGGACTGACGGTTACCAACATCGTGAAAACTTATATCCCAGTTCTTTTCGAGAAGGATATTTTCAGGAGTTGGCGAAATTTTTGGAAGGCCACAGTGCGCATATGTTTGGCTGTAACTGTATTCCTGTTACTGTTCCTTTACCGTGTAGATTTCAAGTTTCTTGGTTTCATCAATAAATCTGGTGAGCAACTCGAGAAATTCTCGAAACCGAAAGTCATTCCGCTATGGGACATGGTTACCTCTTGGTTCCTGGGCGGAAACATGCTTTTCTCTGGCTTTGAACTGCGCGACTACCATAACCGGAAAGGTTTTGAATACAAAGCGTTGTTTATGGAAGTGTACGATTCCTGGGTTTCTTATCTGTTTGTCTTCGTAATCATGCTGCTGGTATTGTGGAGCTATCTGAGAAATTTCAGAAACCGATTGGTACAGGTTCTGATGATTTCTTTTCTGGTGGATGTCATCATACACTGTGTGCTGAAGTTTGGCTTACACACCTCGTACATCTACGGCGGGCACTTTATATTTGTAGTTCCGTTGCTTATCGGTTGGCTATTTCATACTTACCGTAACTCTCCGAGACTGCTTTCAGTGCTTTATACTACCTTATTTGTGCTCTTGGCATTTCTGGTAGCCAATAATATTTTCAGGATGACTGAATTCTTTACTTTCCTGAACCTTTATTACCAATAA